GAAGCATGGTCAGCTGAATCTTCATAACAATGTGGGCGGTTCTATATCTGCTGTCATTCAAGACCTGTGCACGTTGTGGGGTCATGTATTAGACAAAAGTTTGGGAATTCCACCTGAAGAATTAGAGGTAAGCTTTTCTTATTCACTCTTGCCTTGGTGACCAGTTGAAGAATTGTCAAGTATTTCTAATGCTGCTATGACGCTTGGACGATTTTGGGGCCCGAATAGTTTATGACTAGTTTGCGCATCTAATCGTGCCATGTCGTGTAGTGTCATTGCGGGACAATGCTTGAAGTGTCGTGCCAAAATGttagaattttaaaaattttcgCATTACAAATTTTTGTAGGGCAAAGTCATGCCATGGCACGAGTGGCATGCATTTTACGACTAGTACACGACTAGTTCATGAATAGGTTACACAAGTCTCAGATAAAAGGCATACGCATGCGCAGTTTGGCTATAACAAATGGCTATTCAAAAATCATTGTTGAGTCTGATTTCATGCACCagtggatgatgatgaagtgaatGATGTGGTAGTGCGTGGACTATTTGTAAACACCGGGTGAACTTGTCTTCCGATCTTGTGAACTAGTAGGAACCTTGGCGCTAACCACTTAGGCACTTTGTGCTCAATTGATCTATCGTATCAATGCCAGGACCAAAACTTGTGCAAGTGTCATAGCagcattatacatgtaggtctgttCATTAAATCTCAGTCTAGTAGTCAAGTCACCATGGTCCAAGGCAGAGTCACCATTTTGAaatatcttatgtattttattaggCTTATGTCTTCAAACAAGGAAGTTTATGGTATATCATGTAACCCATTCACAGTGTCACTATTTGTGTGTAGTAAAGTCAAGCATGCATTATAACTTAACAGCTTTGTGAAGTAGCCCCCATAGGCCCTGTAACATTTACAATCAAGCATAATTTTAAGCCTAGATGGCAAACCATGTATTATAATTAACAATCTATTATAATCCCATCCCCCTCCTACCTGACAGATAATCAAATGCATGGGTCAGGAGAGGTGGTTGTTGAACTATAAGGCAGTAGTATGGAAGATGTTGATCATCATAGTAGTAGAGAATCGCTATAGGAGTTGATCTGGAgatcaactacatgtatattgattatAAGGCTGTATTTTGGGGAATCATCTACCTGTCagttccattttctttcttctgaTAGCAGTAAAGATTCTTTTAATTGCCATAAAGATTCTTTTGATTGATCAACTTCCTTACTCTGTTTAAAAATGTAGTTTAAGGGGTATTGAAGTGGGGGTTTTGAGGTCAAggcttacatacatgtaggcaaaAGACAATTCTGTATggaatttattgatatcaataaagtACATAACCCTTTTAGGGATCTTCTTTAAACTTGGtccatgtatgtatgtatgtatatagaAGCAAAGATTTTTGggtcatgaggtcaaaggtcacagaggtcatgATAAATGAAGAGCTTTtcgatcaacttcaaacttggctTATGTTTGCATTTGGGGTTGGCAATAATCAGATCAGATTCTAGGTTGATGAGATTATATTGcagaaaacaataatttcttgaGAAAGTCTTTGATATCAAAGGTTGTCACCCTATTATCACAGATCAAGACCTGAGTCATTAACATAAACTTaccattaggtggtttcaaaccgcctcgatcacaagaatccccgttaaattacgagaacttttttaggctgaaaaatacccattaattattcctgcattcacaccgccctgaaacatacccttcaggataagttcctgaagttacgagcatgcgcagtatggtctgataagcagcaaggcgcgaaattcaaaatcactagcccagcagcaacccatgcacggcgccgcacccaacgacacgctgggctaaaagttcccgtaatttgctttcagaccgccaaaatacccacgaccttggaaaaatccccgcgaaagttctcgtaatttcgccaagtacctactatttatcgggtattttctttcggggatattacgcgtagtttgctttcacaccgccaaaatacctggtattttctgatcggggtaaatttcccgatcagagaatacctggaactggagaacttcgaggcggtctgaaaccacctattgtgaaatcttgaaattttaGCTGATAACTGACAACACTTATGATAACacaatgtattaatattgctctTGGTAAAATACCaaaatttgatggaattccatgtttattttgctcattttgttcAAGTCTTTTGATTCCCAGCTTTAACTTAATACACATAGTAGATAAGAGTTTTGCATTCTTATGCCTCGACCAACCCTTTACTAtactgtatttatttatattttacagAAATATAGAGCAATACTTTTAATTCCTGACATTTACCACAGACCTCACATAAAGGAACTGGTCAAACTACTTTTAATTGACCTACGCTTTGAAGCAGCTATTGTTCATCAGGTATGTTTTTTTAGCATGAAGTGACAACCCTTCACTTATTTTAtactttgatatatgaaaataagaaaaaaatacacagtgGCTGGGGGCTATTTAGCTCCTTGAATGCTCAAAAGAGCTATGGAAACTAAAAAAAGAAGCCATTGAAATGTCCATTCATTACAATGTCAAAGATTATataatgttgcagatttaggcagtaagttttgaaatgaagtctctgaaaaaaattattatatactCAGAAAACAtgtgacatatacatgtacactactATCCAAGAACATTTTCGTTCCCAATTTATTTGTGCATTATTTCCTCCTATCTAtgtgaactaaaaaaaaaaaaaaaatctgcagaCACCTTGACAAATATAGTAGCTATATAGAAACctttcaaaaaaatcaaatcaaataaaatttgcCTGAGATACATTAGTTATTGGGTATCATAAATGGTAGCTGCAGCATGTGCTTTAAATGTGAATGCACAACTTTTATGGTTAAATTAACAAATCCTATGATAATAGTGAATTTAGTccctttcaaaataaaaatgtttttgatTTAGCTACTTCTGGAATGGAGCCTGACTTTCCAATCAATTTCTGCCAaccttcaaaaatatattttaacgcGATATGgtgcattttattttgaatttctaAGATGAGTAGTAGATCAAGCTACATTTGGATTTCAGCTCTTTCTactgaatattgaaatattgggTAAGTTTAATAGGCTTATGTAAATTTCtagaacaaaatataaacttCCTGATCTTATCAAAGCCTGAAATGACATGGCATGCCGCAAATTCTCTGTAAGATTGTTAAAAGCTAATGAGAAGTTACTGAAGGTTGGCATTGGTGTATTCTTAAAGGAATCTGTGTGTGCAACGTATGGTAGTGGACTTTGCAGTGCCTGTGTTGTTGATGTTGGGGACCAGAAGACATCAGTATGTTGTGTGGAGGATGGGCTTTCTCATCGTAATACAAGGTACAGTATGCATAAGAAGAAACAGATGGAAACTGTCCAGTAATTAGAATAGTTTTAGTAAGGACTTTCCTAAAACAATTTGAGAAAAGTTTACATCAAGCTGGAGAATtttcaaggtaaaaaaaatagtttacaaAAAAAGCTGTGTATATACCGTATATTCAGATGTGGAGTTAGTATGATACATGaagtgaaaatattttaaactgtgtacttttaattcatttctagAAATTTATGTCATTGCAgatatgtcaaaaaaaaatgggaagctttctttaattttcaagtGGTGGAGCTGCAGTTATGGACAAACTGTCAGCTGAATTGTCCTCTTTGAAATCTAAGTTGGGGAAGAAAACTGTATTGACATGTAAGGATAATTCAAAGTAATTGTGTTTAAAATTCTGTTGATTTGGACTAAATTCAtgtttgttaatattttttatttgctttcacTTAATCATTCTCGTGAATTTGTGTGAAGTCTGTCAATGTTGTCCTTTACAACAGGGGATGGAGCGAACAACATGATACAACTTCGAGTGGGTTTTCTTATATGATAATTATCTCATATTATGTgtactttatatatttattatgcaGGGTGTGTATGACATATGGGGGGAAAGACATCACAAGGACTTTTACATGGTTGCTGGAGAAAGCCCGTTTTCCATACAGAGAATGCAAGCCAGAGAAAACTATGGATGCACTCCTGTTGATTGAATTGAAAGAAACATTTTGCCATCTTGATCAGGTACCTTACAATTAGTTTGTTAGAGGAGATAGAATAATTAGTAATAGGAGCCAGAGTAGTAgaagaaatagtagtagtagttgggGAAGTGTTTGGTAGAAGTAGAGCCACAGGGAAAAAATACACGGGGGCTGGAAGCGATTTTGCCCCCGAAAGGCTCTAAAGAGCCCTCGAAGCTAAAAAAGGAGTCCTGGAAAATCTCCATTCATTGCAAtttttaaagcttatccaatgttgcacaTATCAGCAGTAAGTTGTGAAGGGTagcccctgaaaaaaaatctagattAAGCAGTAGAATTGTAAGAAGTAGTGGTAGAAGCAGTGGTGGAGGTGAAAATTTATATTTGGCTTAAGGTGACCTTAAGTAGTAGGACaaggagtagtagtagcattaggtagtagcagtattagtagtagtagtagtagtaggagatggtagtggtggtagtagtagtggtagtagtggtggtagtagtagtggtagtagtagtagtagtagtagtagtagtagtagtagtagtggtggtggtggtggtggtggtggtggtggtggtggtggtggtagtagtagtagtagtggtagtagtggtggtagttggggtagtggtggtagtagtagtagtagtagtagtagtagtagtagtagtactaatagtggtagaagtggtagtagtggtggtagtggtggtagtagtagtagcagtagttgttgttgcccccccccccttaggtgaCCATATAATCACAACTTGAGAACACACTAGTAAAATAGCCTATATACTATAGGTGTATCTTGTAGAAGAATAGAGTTCAATATTCATTACTAAGGTGACCAATAAGAATATTAATAGTAGGCCGaagagtagtagtagcagcagtaagtattagtagaagtagttgcCCTTTGGTGACCATATTGATCACAATTTAGGAATACACTAGTAAAATAGCCAATATGCTAGAGGTGTAAATTGAAGAATAAGAGTTTAGTGTTCATTTGTTCATACGTTCATACTGTGCATCCCAAAACCAAGCATTATCCAAGCTTTATAATCACGAATATAGGAggcaaatgacctatcattgtaaagcttagattCTCTTTCATCTTGTATACTTGGTTGAATCCTCATTTATGTGTGaataagtaaaaataatgtagaaaagatttttttaaaatcatttttagaCGTCATCTtaactatataaaaaaaatcttgtctcAATAGTTCCATGTCTGCTCTTTAAATACATATATGTTACCTCAATCAAAAACAATGATcaaggaataacaaagataatttttgaatttcaaGAACTTTATTGAATGAAGTTTTACAGGCTAGCTATCAGACTAACTCAACACTATTTGTTTATGATCAGCCATGCACAGGCGCatatccaggggggggggggggcacggtgcacgtgcccccccccccccatttgagaagcaaaattaaaatttgtaatgtaaaatgacattaaaactgagatgtgcccccccccttttgaaattgaagacctttttcttgtcaaattttttcgggtacgaaatatccttaatttgtggttcaaaaccttatttattaatttttttttttgggtacgaaatatccttaatttgtggttgaaaacctttggcttgtcaaaattttcctccaaaaaatttgcccccccccccccttttgggaaattctggatccgcccctggccaTGCATAAAGACTTTTATCATTGAgtgataactacatgtatggtacATTTTCTGTCAAAAAACATTTGTTTAAGACCCAGACCGGacccaaaaatgaaattgacaaatcatatacCATTCAAAAGCTAATAAACTACTCAATACAGAAATGcaagctttatgcattttcatcaCCTaacagctgagtattttgcttaagaatagcTCCAATTATCGGGCTTAGAAATTAAACTTTCATGTAAATGCTTTCACCGGCCTCGAGACTGTGACATGTTGTGTTAGAAGCGGTGTAATTCTATAGAGTTGTACACAGGAAAAGTGGGtgatttttccccctttcaGATAGTTTCTTCACTTCTTTTCTGCAAGCTTAACAGCTTTTTACTAGTTTTtcccatattttatttttttgcttatttgGCACAGCTTTCAAATTGTATCTGCATTCAGATTATGTGTAACAagttttcctgacatagcaatttaggcctgATAAGAGCTAAGAACAGAAATCACAAAATCTAGTGAAGAGTTGTAGATTTTCATCCGTTTGAGCACTAGAataattgtcattgtcatttttttctgcaaattaaaaaaaaattgaattcagaatctgaaaagcagaaaaataaccCCTTTTTTCAGTGTACAAGCCTATGGAATCACAATGCTTCTAACACAACTTGATGTCACGGTCTTGAGGTTGGAGAAAGGCAATGGAAAGCCTTTTGTCCAAATCCCCCGTGAAACCcattaattttagtttttcttcagcaaaatactcagctgtcaAGCGGTGGATATGCATAAAACTGACACTGTTGTACTATGTAGCTTacatatttccaatttgtcAATTGCACTTTTGGCTCCAGTCTTGATCTATGGAAAtgcatgcttttttttttaagagatagaactttgttattctgtggttatttttttatttaggtATCAAATAATAGAGCAAATATTGAACTATTTAGACATGTGATTTATCCAGATACCGTCTGCCAAGTGGCTgttatcatttctttattttgtttttactcaatGTACATGAGTGAGTAATCATTTGAGTTATACCAGAAGAGAGAGGAGACTCGAAGCTTCACTAGGAAAGATCATTTGCTTGTCTTTTGTATCAGTGATTAAGTTCTGATAgatcattaatattttttctgggATGCCCTGAACAcatgtgtatttatttattcattcatatattacatgtactttagtTAACTTTTGTattgcattcatttatttaaatgaCTGCTCACtttttgaatattcattttatatttattctgATGGGGTACCATTCTTAGATTCTCTTTAGAGCAATGTGTTTACAATCTGTTTATTTCATCAGGATTTTGATGGCATACAAATACTGGATTTCCAAGTTTGTTACCCAAACCAGCCCATGCTGACCTACCAAATGAAACTGGGTGATGAGACCCTGCAGGCTCCAATGGCCATCTTTTATCCGCAGTTGTTTGGGGTGGTGGATGAAAAGATGACCTTCACTCAGCAGCGAAACCAGGGTGATCCTGAAGATATTCATGATGAGCTTTATCTGCTGCAGACTCAGAACCAGCAACAGCAGGTATGTCTTCACAAAGGTATTTGTCTGGAAACTTTCCCCAAAAATGGCAGCCAAAACTTATAACAATTTAGGTTAGCCGATTTcactaaaaatattaaaaagatcagaaaaaatatcaattttattattttcacaaatttttacTTCATTTTGTAACTTTACTTTTCAAAGAAGATAAATTATTTCTGTgtagaataaagaagaaatgcaATGAAATGGTAGTATTAGATATTAAAATCATagtaaaaagagaagaaaaaacttgagagaaaaaatggaaaatatcatattcatattatagagcattttccatgtttttaagCTGTAAAACACAGTTTTTCATCACAAACCAGGTTTTTTAAGGAGAACATGAAATCAATCGTAATTATGCTAATGATATAAACCTACCTACATTAAGAAGATTTTTACTAAAActttacaaaatacattttctgattttagtTACTGACAAAAAGTTATATTAAATATTCTACATGTTTCTTTGGTGTTCCTGAATCTTTGACAATGAAGAAACTTGTTCTTCTTACAGAAGAAAAATTGTTGTTTCTTTGGATATACCGCATCCGATTTTCAAGTTTAAATAGGGGAAAAAAGTGTGGTTTCTTTACCGGAGAATACAGTATAGTTTTTGTATGACCCACAAAATCTATTAAGCTGCTTATTATTTTTAGCAAGAGAGAGATAAGTGTGAATTACTGTGAAGTTGTTCACTCCCCTTTTTAGCTTTATTAGGTTCTTCATTGCCATCATACTCTGTTTTTCAATGTTCCGTCCAATAGGTAGAAATCAAGCATGTTTTCATGCAACTTTTTCTCAACAATGTGTCAATCATAGTTTGTGCACAAGGTCTCatatgaaagatgaaaaaatgaatattaaagttATTAACTTTGTTTTCCGAATACATAGCAGTAAAAGTCAGAAAAACTCactcatattcataatttgctGCAGTTTCAATTGTTCTAATGCAGTCATGCATGCATTATGAACGTTGACATGGGCTTCAAATAAAAGAGGGGAAGTGTATCTTTTCATTGATGTACATCTAATGaaacaaatttataattatgatggcaaaaaattacacttAATTCCGGTTTCCCTTTTTCTGTGACGCACTGTATACTAAGTGGTGTTAGACAGAAATGCATATAGAATATTGACTAACTGGAAATTGGACGAAGTGATTaatgggctaaatggcaattaaaccatatggtttgtagaccaactggttgtagATTTCCTATCAGATAAAATGAAGAGTTAAGTACACAAAACAGATGTAGAACAAGTGGCAAGTTACAGTAAGATTGTTCATCTCTTTAGTTTAGACAAGTTTATTAATGTTCTTCTTTTATAGTTCCAAGTTCTATTCTTTAAGGCCAAGTTGAATGATAAAGAGTTCCTCAATATTCCAGGCTGGTTATCCAAcaatgcaatattttttatacacatagtatatatataaaagaaaaataatgcaaTTTATATTAATAACTGTAGTCTTGTACATTGTACAGAGTTATTCACTTTTTATACTGCAAATATGTTGCCAAGgaacaaaataatgctaatcAGAACTCCAATTATTCctattttccaatgaaaataaaaagccATCATTAGTTTTGTCATACTTCTTCATATatctttaattatttgatttgacattTGTGTATCAATCCTTAACCGTCCATGCCTCCTCAGAGGACAGTTTCATACATATTTTCAATTACATGATTAAGTTTTACATAGTGCTGTCGATAATGTATTAATCAAATACCTCCTTTCTTGCCTTCAGAGCCTGTTAGAGGAAACTTTCCATATAGCCATCATAAGTTATGTCTTCACGtgtttttcaattatttgatttgacattTGAGAATCAATCCTTAGCCACCCATGCCTCCTCAGAGGATAGTTGAGCCTGGTATGTTAAGGGGgtaaaaaattcatttttgtctcacctgcatagcagagtgagactaaaggcgccgcttttccgacggcggcggcggcgtcaacaccaaatcttaacctgaggttaagtttttgaaatgacagcataacttagaaagtatatggacctagttcatgaaacttggccataaggttaatcaagtattactgaacatcctgcctgagtttcatgtcacatgaccaaggtcaaaggtcatttagggtcaatgaacttagaccatgttgggggaatcaacatcaaaatcttaacctaaggttaagtttttgaaatgtcatcataacttagaaaatatatggacctagttcatgaaacttatacataaggttaatcaagtatcaatgaacatcctgcttgagtttcacatcacatgaccaaggtcaaaggtcatttagagtcaatgaactttggccgaattgggggtatctgttgaattaccatcataactttgaatgtttatggatctgattcatgaaacttggacataatagtaatcaagtattactgaacatcctgtgcaagtttcaggtcacatgatcaaggtcaaaggtcatttagggtcaatgaactttggccaaattggggtatttgttgaattacagccataaatttgaaagtgtgttggtctagttcataaaacttggacataatagtaatcaagtatcactgaacatcctgtgcaagtttcaggtcacatgatcaaggtcaaaggtcatgttaaggtcaaagaactttggccacgttgggggtatttgttgaattgccatcatatctctataagtgtattggtctagttcataaaacgtggaaataagagtaaccaagtatcactgaacatcttgtgcgagttatagtagttttcaaaatcagcactgctgctatattgaatcgcgtgatacaggtgagacggccagaggcattccacttgttatatgCTTATGATGTAATCACTGCAAGATTTCTCATTGATATCTAAGGTTAATAAAATccatatttgtttatttggtAAGGTCCGGAAGCGAATAGGGGCATTCAACTTTGCTGTCACAGACAGACGCTTTTGAGAAATATTGATTTGGTCCTATTTTGACAGTCTTTAGATTGCCTTGAGTTTTGTTTGCAAGTAATTATAGATGAAACACCAGTTtgctaaaatacaaaaaaaatattgggaaatATTTGTCCAGGAATGGTCATACAGCATTTTCATATTcatgtttatgcaaatttgtccgtccgagacagaaagaaaattgaacagTTTTTATGTTCTATTGTTGGAGCTGAGCTATCTCACTAGCAAAAGACCTaaagggtgattccatacgtgtcgtacgggacatttagagaacatttgacaggttttttacaagaaaaacaaaaaatattccagtaactaaaggtgatcatcaagtactaccagtGTTAGGAAAACCgagacttaacatgacttgaattcacatcctgtataatacagatttgaAATAGTAatatgtgtcgtacgggacgcagaaaaagttgctttttttaaacatcaagtatgtactctaaagtctgtgagtttggcagataattttcataaaaactgaactcaaattgatattcaattacccaagaacaaacactTATATGagtgaaagcaaaataaacattcatgaataaataaagaaaatttcaatttttgagtACATTGTAGTGaacgggacactcaaaatgtatCGTAcggacatctctaaattgaagccaaacttttGTACTTTATGTCTTTAagtctctttgacttcttcaatcactttattttgctgatgataataatcctatcaaactaaagacatatattatgttagaaaccgctattggctaaatatttctgtcaatatatcatgaacaaaatactctgtcgtacaggacacttgtgtgttgtaCAGGCACTTTCGTGTTGTACTGGAAAGCCTGTGTAAAACAATGACATTTCATCAATCAGAAagggagcattgcccctaaattcttcctttttaatgaaaagccttaagtagtcattcaggacaacAAAATTAAGTAACCTCATTCTATCCGTTATATATACAATTAGGAGCAATATATCATCGTTTTgtcatgatgggaaatgtacaaATTCACAGCATTTTTAAGAGCTAAAAACacttgaggttttgtgtgaagttaaATTTGAGTGAATTAAGTGATGATATtcaatacactatttaaaccatgaatgaatgaaactgtttttgggtaaattatggggctaaaatgttatgatttttcatataaaatgtatatatatatgtcacaactgtcacttgtaattccacaaaatgttttttttttctaaagaaatgcgattttactttttaaaacttttctgcatttcatgaaaccatatggtttgtcttattttccagatttttttaacaacttgaGAAAAGTAAGGATTTTCaatactgtataaaaaaaaagatcatcaaGGGAGgtccaaatagatgattgatatgt
This genomic interval from Lytechinus pictus isolate F3 Inbred chromosome 3, Lp3.0, whole genome shotgun sequence contains the following:
- the LOC129257360 gene encoding actin-related protein 8-like, with amino-acid sequence MAEPLHQSSVIVIHPGSYWLRIGRASDPYPVAVPQVIARRNHGMEKDRFEEKLLHRNGIGHSGSSALREQALKMVEQAIWSRKTSQGHRRESVHTSEVHSFNDSVSHQSVDEFTDMSWTDTANNAEYFIGDQALYLENSSDYNVQWPMKHGQLNLHNNVGGSISAVIQDLCTLWGHVLDKSLGIPPEELEKYRAILLIPDIYHRPHIKELVKLLLIDLRFEAAIVHQESVCATYGSGLCSACVVDVGDQKTSVCCVEDGLSHRNTRVCMTYGGKDITRTFTWLLEKARFPYRECKPEKTMDALLLIELKETFCHLDQDFDGIQILDFQVCYPNQPMLTYQMKLGDETLQAPMAIFYPQLFGVVDEKMTFTQQRNQGDPEDIHDELYLLQTQNQQQQVCLHKGICLETFPKNGSQNL